In Methylacidiphilum infernorum V4, a single window of DNA contains:
- a CDS encoding sugar-binding protein has translation MRILHCLLFFLHFVFASRLLFSQQTANTNLLALHCPRKVIIDGNLEEWNYSGAILSCYDLSTLKDTHSVQSMAMYDENYLYLAFRFKDKTPLENQVDPVFDPQGGWKGDAVQVRLKTPSQILHFTTWYYTPKSLPWISIHVGLWNPSTPPYEDIQDGKKLGVKIAFKKDPSGEAYTEEVAIPWSFLQKQKPYLHEKLRCGLEFFWGRKNGKDWPEHRFADLINPGNPKREFFWDNPEAWGKLELVDSLPAAQKNPPFFSQPPSPSLPFSTQGQYAIHYTLEEDQHISLVIEDGSGKRIRNLIADVPRKKGKNTDFWDGKDDQGNEVPPGTYSVRGLCHRPFHLSYQFAFGNPGNPQWLTPDGKGGWLSNHENPFALTVDDRFVYVAAATAEGACALMALDLEGKKQWGIGRINGGMLARLGPYLYMVEEGCLSSYGVPPGEVRLYRFNAQEGSPVLFSGNSPYKLIGRFNAQVPPPPRDRLEKAYEEGSLDASWAQREVMGFASSLHFLYCSLYYEDKILVVDEEGRFVREIPVKKPTGLAVNKKGELFILGDKKIYKEDNKQGLIPVVESGLSAPVGLALDEEGNLYVSEWGKAMQVKVFSREGKFLGSIGKEGGRNASGRYDPEKMFLPWGIGCDPFGRLWVAEWDDAPRRISIWNKEGKLVKEFCGSTYYGSEGCMIDPTNPNFGILMGNGIELDWKKGLWRVNSVLHRELKSNALFGPLARGVSGEQMSQRIMISHSKKWLISGTQNYACISELTPSYTAKPKAAMGTVRYFLFGNSRLPQLIEKNLFLEGSALEWAKKSFPSLFLGDGWSHTQIGNYYGRGQIWNLFQFESSQKGYQLNNSFLWIDRNGDGLVQEEEIVLFPESFEEPLFSGAWWMPIVDRDLGLYWLALNQKGDLSCWAFPCYGFNEVGSPLYFLNKRKKIFSCSIKRSGDPPQGWCDSKGNILVIADPLLFFSSEGKLLWQYPDPWPGVHGSHYAAQSSPGRLIGPLYVLGSAEGENGIGEIFCLAGNLGERYLFTTDGLFVGSLFKDCRSAPDVLPQVPYRGMLLDNTTAGGESFGGEFFKNPEDGGYYLIGSVGDGRECAIVAKVEGLESVKKMVLSPIRVGRGEDRSANDQSKGNQKPLSLNIYPLKEPAWGNPSSGLFDWGNPNSIASFSFDQDHHAQASWTFDKDYLYIGWKEVADDSPLLNKGLDPTKLFKTGDALIFEIRSGEEAGNTEEVVQGDIRLLFSVFHEKFIAVLYRYKEEGTKNPVGFSSPIGTTYVDQVIPINDVKIVVERHPRSYSLYASIPLKALNFYPKPGKTYRGDFGVIYSDKNGLNDILRMFWSNKETGMVSDLSIEASIKPSAWGKFYIETQ, from the coding sequence ATGAGAATCTTGCATTGCCTGCTATTCTTTTTACACTTTGTTTTTGCTTCGCGACTTCTTTTTTCCCAACAAACGGCGAATACGAATCTCCTGGCTCTTCATTGCCCAAGAAAGGTCATTATAGACGGCAACTTGGAAGAATGGAATTATTCTGGTGCCATCCTGAGCTGTTACGATTTGTCCACTCTCAAGGATACCCACTCGGTTCAATCCATGGCGATGTACGATGAAAACTACCTTTACCTTGCTTTTCGATTTAAAGACAAAACCCCCTTGGAAAACCAAGTCGATCCCGTTTTTGATCCCCAGGGAGGTTGGAAAGGGGATGCGGTCCAGGTTAGACTTAAAACCCCTAGTCAAATTCTCCATTTTACCACCTGGTATTATACTCCCAAGTCCCTGCCTTGGATCAGTATCCATGTTGGCTTATGGAATCCAAGCACTCCCCCCTACGAGGACATCCAGGATGGGAAAAAACTGGGGGTAAAAATCGCTTTTAAAAAGGATCCTAGCGGGGAAGCTTACACGGAAGAAGTGGCTATCCCCTGGAGTTTCTTGCAAAAACAAAAGCCTTATCTTCACGAAAAGTTAAGGTGTGGGTTGGAATTTTTTTGGGGGAGAAAAAACGGTAAAGATTGGCCCGAACACCGTTTTGCAGATCTCATCAACCCGGGAAATCCCAAGAGAGAATTTTTCTGGGACAACCCCGAAGCCTGGGGTAAGCTTGAACTTGTCGATTCTTTGCCTGCTGCTCAAAAAAACCCTCCCTTTTTTTCTCAACCTCCTTCCCCTTCTCTTCCTTTCTCCACCCAGGGTCAATACGCTATCCATTATACGCTAGAGGAGGATCAACACATCAGCTTGGTCATTGAAGACGGCTCGGGTAAAAGAATAAGAAACCTCATTGCCGATGTGCCTAGAAAAAAAGGAAAAAACACCGATTTTTGGGACGGCAAGGACGACCAGGGCAACGAGGTTCCTCCAGGAACCTACTCCGTCCGCGGTCTATGCCACCGTCCCTTTCATCTCTCTTACCAATTCGCGTTTGGAAACCCAGGAAACCCCCAGTGGCTTACCCCTGATGGAAAAGGGGGATGGCTTTCCAACCACGAAAATCCTTTCGCTCTAACGGTCGACGACCGCTTCGTTTACGTGGCCGCGGCAACGGCCGAAGGGGCGTGTGCCCTCATGGCCCTCGATCTCGAGGGGAAAAAACAGTGGGGAATTGGAAGAATTAACGGGGGAATGCTTGCTCGACTAGGTCCTTATCTCTACATGGTCGAAGAAGGCTGTCTGTCCAGTTACGGAGTCCCCCCTGGAGAAGTCAGGCTATACCGCTTTAATGCCCAAGAGGGATCACCTGTTTTGTTCTCTGGCAATAGCCCCTATAAACTGATCGGCCGATTTAATGCCCAAGTTCCTCCTCCACCAAGAGATCGGCTAGAAAAAGCCTACGAGGAGGGGAGCCTGGATGCAAGCTGGGCCCAAAGAGAAGTGATGGGTTTTGCCTCTTCCCTTCACTTTCTTTATTGTTCTCTTTACTACGAAGACAAGATCCTCGTCGTTGACGAAGAAGGCCGATTTGTCCGGGAAATTCCCGTTAAAAAGCCTACGGGGTTGGCGGTCAATAAAAAGGGAGAACTTTTTATCCTGGGCGATAAAAAAATTTACAAGGAAGACAACAAACAAGGGTTAATCCCCGTCGTTGAGTCCGGGCTTTCAGCCCCTGTGGGTCTTGCCCTAGATGAAGAAGGCAACCTTTACGTGAGCGAATGGGGCAAGGCGATGCAAGTCAAGGTATTTTCAAGGGAAGGGAAGTTTTTGGGATCTATTGGGAAAGAGGGGGGAAGAAACGCTTCGGGACGATACGATCCGGAAAAGATGTTTTTACCCTGGGGCATCGGTTGCGATCCTTTCGGTCGGCTGTGGGTTGCTGAATGGGACGATGCTCCAAGAAGGATCAGCATCTGGAACAAGGAAGGGAAGCTCGTGAAGGAGTTCTGCGGATCGACCTATTACGGCAGTGAAGGCTGCATGATCGATCCGACCAATCCAAACTTTGGCATCCTCATGGGTAACGGAATAGAACTGGATTGGAAAAAAGGGTTATGGAGGGTCAATAGTGTTTTGCATAGAGAGCTCAAATCCAATGCCCTATTTGGTCCTTTAGCCAGAGGAGTGTCTGGAGAGCAGATGTCCCAAAGAATAATGATCAGCCATTCCAAAAAATGGCTCATCAGCGGAACGCAAAATTACGCCTGTATTTCTGAACTTACTCCTTCCTACACCGCCAAGCCCAAGGCGGCCATGGGAACGGTGCGTTACTTTTTGTTCGGGAACAGCCGACTTCCTCAGCTCATCGAAAAAAATTTATTCCTGGAGGGTTCAGCTTTAGAATGGGCTAAGAAAAGTTTTCCCTCTCTATTCCTCGGAGATGGATGGAGCCATACCCAAATCGGGAACTATTACGGCAGAGGACAAATCTGGAACCTATTCCAATTTGAATCGAGCCAAAAAGGCTATCAACTCAATAACTCTTTTTTGTGGATCGATCGCAATGGAGATGGACTGGTCCAGGAAGAGGAGATTGTTCTTTTTCCGGAAAGCTTTGAAGAACCCCTTTTTAGTGGGGCATGGTGGATGCCCATCGTTGACCGGGATCTTGGTCTCTACTGGCTTGCCTTGAATCAAAAAGGGGATCTGAGCTGTTGGGCATTTCCTTGTTATGGATTTAACGAAGTGGGCTCTCCCTTGTATTTCCTCAACAAAAGAAAAAAAATTTTTAGCTGTTCAATCAAGAGGAGTGGGGATCCTCCCCAAGGGTGGTGCGATTCCAAGGGAAATATCCTCGTTATAGCCGATCCACTCCTGTTTTTTTCTTCGGAAGGCAAACTCTTGTGGCAATATCCCGATCCTTGGCCCGGGGTTCACGGAAGCCACTACGCTGCCCAATCTTCACCCGGAAGGCTGATCGGTCCCCTTTACGTGCTCGGTTCCGCGGAAGGAGAAAACGGGATCGGGGAAATATTCTGCCTGGCGGGAAACCTGGGTGAAAGGTACTTGTTCACCACCGACGGCCTTTTCGTCGGAAGTTTATTCAAAGATTGCCGGAGTGCTCCCGACGTCCTCCCGCAAGTTCCTTACCGAGGCATGCTCCTAGACAATACCACGGCTGGCGGAGAAAGTTTTGGGGGAGAGTTTTTTAAAAACCCGGAGGATGGGGGTTACTACCTGATCGGTTCCGTCGGGGACGGTCGGGAATGCGCCATCGTGGCCAAGGTAGAAGGCCTTGAGTCGGTAAAAAAAATGGTCTTGTCTCCCATTCGAGTCGGCCGGGGAGAAGACCGGAGCGCAAACGACCAGTCCAAGGGAAATCAAAAGCCCCTTTCTCTCAACATCTATCCCTTGAAAGAACCCGCTTGGGGCAATCCTTCAAGCGGGCTATTTGATTGGGGTAATCCCAACTCGATCGCTTCTTTTTCTTTTGATCAAGATCACCACGCCCAAGCAAGCTGGACGTTCGATAAAGATTACCTTTACATCGGTTGGAAAGAAGTTGCCGACGACAGTCCCCTGCTAAACAAGGGATTAGACCCCACCAAGCTTTTCAAAACCGGGGATGCCTTGATCTTTGAAATAAGGTCAGGCGAAGAAGCAGGAAATACCGAAGAGGTTGTCCAAGGCGACATCAGGCTTCTTTTTTCAGTCTTCCACGAGAAATTTATCGCGGTTCTCTATCGTTACAAGGAAGAAGGAACAAAAAACCCGGTCGGCTTTTCTTCCCCCATCGGGACGACATACGTCGATCAAGTTATTCCCATCAATGATGTGAAGATCGTTGTCGAAAGGCATCCCCGTTCCTATTCTCTTTATGCCTCCATTCCCCTTAAGGCATTAAACTTTTATCCCAAGCCCGGAAAAACTTACCGGGGGGATTTCGGGGTCATCTACTCGGACAAAAACGGGCTTAACGACATATTGCGGATGTTTTGGTCAAACAAGGAAACGGGAATGGTGAGCGACCTCTCGATTGAAGCTTCAATCAAACCTTCCGCTTGGGGAAAGTTTTACATCGAGACCCAATAA